One part of the Musa acuminata AAA Group cultivar baxijiao chromosome BXJ1-5, Cavendish_Baxijiao_AAA, whole genome shotgun sequence genome encodes these proteins:
- the LOC135674709 gene encoding pollen-specific leucine-rich repeat extensin-like protein 3 gives MEASGWPLSLVLLLLLFSSSAYALSNAEAAWIARRQLLALSRGGDLPDDFEFDIKIDLDFANARLRRAYIALQAWRHAMYSDPFNFTGNWVGRDVCSYNGVFCSPALDNPNIAVVAGVDLNGADIAGHLPIELGLLTDAALIHINSNRFCGIIPKSFSRLQLLHELDVSNNRFVGPFPMVLVGLPSLRYLDLRFNDFEGPLPPEIFDKALDAIFLNDNRFSSPIPDNFGNSTASIVVLANNNLGGCIPSSAGKMGATLNELVLLNNGLVGCLPVEIGLLGNVTVFDASSNSLTGTLPTSFAALSKVEELDLSHNVLTGIVPEKLCRLPSLANFTFSYNYFKGEAGECVSSSSSDIVFEDTGNCLEKRPGQKSTKTCFPVMTRPVDCSKDKCGSSPSSSSPSPATPSSPKSSPKPVTPTSPKPSPKPVTPTSPKPSPKSVTPTSPKSSPKPVTPTSPKPSPKPVTPTSPKPSPKPVTPTSPKPSPKPVTPTSPKPSPKPVTPTSPKPSPKPVTPTSPKPSPKPVTSTSPKPSPKPEPVTAPSPKPSLKPVVTSPPHQVVFPSPPPPAQQEPAPKTPPPQPSESPRTPVNSPPPPPYSDSPVTRTHSPPPPPHSESPVTRVHSPPPPELVTVPPQSVQSPPIVNSPPPPTAHPPPPSVVSPPKPVYSPPPPVAYSPPPPINSPPPTSPLTSPTPPVYSPPPPPLPSSSPPPINSSPSVVPSPPAVHSPPPSVYPPTSTPVASSPPPPINSSPSVVPSPPAVHSPPPSVYPPTSTPVASSPPPPPVLSPPPPVSSSPPPPVHSPPPAAYSPPPPAHSPPPPIYSPPPTSTESSPSPSPSSPPLTQSPPPTSIVSSPSPVHSPSPPPSSVASSSPPLVSSPPPLSQSPPPPVPSPPPPVSSSPPPPVNSPPPAAYSPPPPAHSPPPPIYSPPPTSTESSPSPVPSSPPLTQSPPPTSVVSSPSPVHSPSPPPSSVASSSPPLVSSPPPLSQSPPPLPPPVYSPPPLVSSPQPSPLVSSPSPELAVLPPVGGLSYASPPPPIYKGY, from the coding sequence ATGGAGGCCTCCGGCTGGCCTCTCTCTctcgtccttctcctcctcctcttctcttcctctgccTACGCTCTCTCGAACGCCGAAGCGGCCTGGATCGCCCGCCGCCAGCTTCTGGCCCTGTCAAGGGGCGGCGACCTCCCCGATGACTTCGAATTTGATATCAAGATCGACCTCGACTTCGCCAACGCCCGCCTCCGCCGTGCCTACATCGCCCTCCAAGCCTGGCGCCACGCCATGTACTCCGACCCCTTCAACTTCACCGGCAACTGGGTCGGCCGCGACGTGTGCAGCTACAACGGCGTCTTCTGCTCCCCGGCTCTCGATAATCCCAACATCGCTGTCGTGGCCGGCGTCGACCTCAATGGCGCCGACATCGCGGGCCACCTCCCCATCGAGCTCGGCCTCCTTACCGACGCCGCGCTCATCCACATCAATTCCAACCGGTTCTGCGGAATCATTCCCAAGAGCTTCTCCCGTTTGCAGCTCCTCCACGAGCTTGATGTCAGCAACAACCGCTTCGTCGGGCCATTTCCGATGGTCCTCGTTGGCCTACCGTCTCTGAGGTACCTCGACCTTCGGTTCAATGACTTCGAGGGTCCCCTCCCGCCGGAGATTTTCGACAAGGCGCTCGACGCCATCTTCTTGAACGACAACCGCTTCAGCTCGCCTATCCCCGACAACTTTGGCAACTCCACTGCGTCCATTGTTGTTCTTGCCAACAACAACCTCGGGGGTTGCATTCCGTCGAGCGCCGGAAAGATGGGAGCCACCCTCAACGAGCTTGTGCTGCTAAACAACGGGCTCGTCGGCTGCTTGCCGGTGGAGATCGGACTTCTGGGCAACGTGACGGTGTTCGATGCGAGCTCGAACTCGTTGACTGGCACGCTGCCGACGAGCTTTGCGGCGTTGAGCAAGGTGGAGGAGTTGGACTTGTCGCACAATGTCCTCACCGGAATCGTCCCTGAGAAGCTCTGCCGCTTGCCCAGCCTCGCCAACTTCACGTTCTCTTACAACTACTTCAAGGGCGAAGCCGGCGAGTGCGTGTCATCATCGAGCTCTGATATCGTCTTTGAAGACACAGGCAATTGCCTTGAGAAGAGGCCCGGGCAGAAGTCGACGAAGACATGTTTTCCGGTGATGACTCGCCCTGTGgactgcagtaaagataaatgtgGGTCTTCTCCGAGCTCTTCGTCTCCATCTCCAGCCACACCATCATCTCCGAAATCTTCACCAAAGCCGGTGACGCCGACATCTCCAAAACCATCACCGAAGCCGGTGACGCCGACATCTCCAAAACCATCACCGAAGTCGGTGACGCCGACGTCTCCGAAATCATCACCAAAGCCGGTGACGCCGACGTCTCCGAAACCATCACCAAAGCCGGTGACGCCGACGTCTCCAAAACCATCACCAAAGCCAGTGACGCCGACATCTCCAAAACCATCACCGAAGCCGGTGACGCCGACATCTCCAAAACCATCACCGAAGCCGGTGACGCCGACGTCTCCGAAACCATCACCAAAGCCGGTGACGCCGACGTCTCCGAAACCATCGCCAAAGCCGGTGACGTCGACGTCTCCGAAACCATCGCCAAAACCAGAACCGGTGACAGCACCATCACCGAAACCATCTCTGAAACCAGTGGTGACCTCGCCACCACATCAGGTGGTATTCCCATCGCCGCCACCTCCAGCCCAACAGGAGCCCGCTCCCAAAACTCCACCACCTCAGCCTTCAGAGTCGCCAAGGACACCAGTAaactcaccaccaccacctccctaTTCAGACTCACCGGTGACACGGACACACTCACCGCCACCACCTCCGCATTCAGAGTCACCGGTAACACGAGTGCATTCGCCTCCGCCACCAGAACTAGTGACCGTGCCTCCCCAGTCAGTCCAATCTCCACCTATAGTTAACTCACCACCCCCACCAACGGCTCACCCTCCACCTCCGTCAGTAGTGTCACCACCAAAACCAGTATACTCTCCACCTCCACCAGTAGCCTACTCTCCGCCTCCTCCAATTAACTCACCACCACCTACATCGCCTCTAACATCTCCTACgcctcctgtatactcaccaccaccaccaccattaccATCATCATCCCCACCACCAATAAACTCTTCACCATCAGTTGTGCCCTCACCACCAGCAGTGCACTCTCCTCCACCATCAGTTTACCCACCAACATCAACACCCGtagcatcatctccaccaccaccaatAAACTCTTCACCATCAGTTGTGCCCTCACCACCAGCAGTGCACTCTCCTCCACCATCAGTTTACCCACCAACATCAACACCCGtagcatcatctccaccaccaccaccagttcTCTCTCCTCCACCGCCTGTATCCtcgtcaccaccaccaccagtgcACTCGCCTCCACCGGCTGCATACTCACCACCACCACCGGCACACTCTCCTCCACCACCTATTTACTCACCTCCGCCAACATCAACAGAATCATCTCCATCACCAAGTCCCTCTTCTCCACCGCTTACGCAGTCACCACCACCAACATCCATAGTATCATCTCCATCACCGGTGCACTCAccttcaccaccaccatcatccgTAGCATCATCTTCACCACCACTTGTATCCTCACCACCGCCTCTAAGCCAATCGCCACCACCACCAGTTCCCTCTCCTCCACCGCCTGTATCCTCGTCACCACCACCACCGGTGAACTCTCCTCCACCGGCTGCATACTCACCACCACCACCGGCACACTCTCCTCCACCACCTATTTACTCACCTCCGCCAACATCAACAGAATCATCTCCATCACCAGTTCCCTCTTCTCCACCGCTTACGCAGTCACCACCACCAACATCCGTAGTATCATCTCCATCACCGGTGCACTCTccttcaccaccaccatcatccgTAGCATCATCTTCACCACCACTTGTATCCTCACCACCGCCTCTAAGCCAAtcaccaccaccactaccaccaCCAGTGTACTCTCCTCCACCACTGGTGTCGTCACCGCAGCCATCGCCTCTCGTCTCCTCCCCATCACCTGAGTTGGCCGTCCTCCCACCCGTCGGTGGGTTGAGCTATGCGTCACCACCTCCACCCATCTACAAAGGCTACTAA
- the LOC135674710 gene encoding large ribosomal subunit protein eL22y-like gives MSRGVGGAAAKAGKKKGSTFVIDCAKPVEDKIMDIASLEKFLQERIKVAGGKAGALGDAVTVTRDKSKITVTSEGPFSKRYLKYLTKKYLKKHNVRDWLRVISSNKDRSVYELRYFNIAENEAEEED, from the exons ATGAGTCGCGGGGTCGGTGGAGCGGCGGCGAAGGCGGGGAAGAAGAAGGGTTCGACCTTCGTGATCGACTGCGCGAAGCCGGTGGAGGACAAGATCATGGACATCGCTTCACTGGAGAAGTTCCTCCAGGAGCGGATCAAGGTCGCCGGCGGAAAGGCCGGAGCACTCGGCGACGCCGTCACCGTCACCCGAGACAAGAGCAAGATCACCGTCACCTCTGAGGGCCCCTTCTCCAAGCG GTACTTGAAATACTTAACAAAGAAATACTTGAAGAAGCACAACGTGCGGGATTGGCTGCGCGTGATTTCATCCAACAAAGATCGCAGCGTTTATGAGCTCAGGTACTTCAACATTGCCGAGAACGAGGCGGAGGAGGAAGACTAA
- the LOC135674711 gene encoding E3 ubiquitin-protein ligase IPI1-like, whose amino-acid sequence MGLVGAGKDTEDGDEVVHVYCSICLNAVKCGGDRSTAKLQCGHEFHLDCIGSAFNAKGVMQCPNCRKVEEGNWFYANGYHSTPELTMDEWIQDEDLYNLNYAESPFGGHWFPIGSLARIPSFEEGESSPAVSFWDLSGYHANFSENQATVSVAHPCPFMAYMPPLQPSSSSNNHSFDSNSSDPGYHHQWSHFPRPRDFQTLYMMAPSNIHYHGWEHCHASYSPNAHINSAESLHFARLATNGLPATDSVFHPFVLSHGIVSRAGATGSSAPSLVPPYLRTHGNGHEHYQLQHSQIMHGTGMPLSGSLWSFNPAEQCGPFLVSPAVQTNVDAENITSTRLYAWERQCFAPHPFFPIDREPSCWGPFLQANGSGVSDSSPPQMVYFPLNSSERLPAQAGHNRPMPPPPPRMLPLL is encoded by the exons ATGGGCCTCGTGGGAGCGGGAAAGGACACCGAAGATGGGGATGAGGTCGTGCACGTTTACTGCTCAATCTGCCTTAACGCCGTGAAGTGCGGTGGGGATCGGTCCACCGCCAAGCTGCAATGCGGGCACGAATTCCACCTTG attGCATTGGTTCAGCATTTAATGCTAAAGGGGTGATGCAATGCCCTAATTGTCGAAAAGTTGAAGAAGGCAATTGGTTCTATGCAAATGGCTATCATTCGACACCAGAACTCACCATGGATGAGTGGATACAAGATGAGGACCTGTACAATCTGAACTATGCAGAATCT CCATTTGGAGGTCATTGGTTTCCAATTGGTAGCTTGGCAAGGATTCCATCGTTTGA GGAAGGTGAATCTTCTCCGGCTGTTTCTT TCTGGGATCTTTCAGGATATCATGCTAATTTTTCGGAGAATCAGGCTACTGTCTCAGTAGCTCATCCATGCCCTTTCATGGCCTACATGCCACCGCTCCAACCTTCATCTTCCTCAAATAACCATTCCTTTGATTCCAATAGCAGTGATCCTGGATATCACCATCAGTGGAGTCACTTCCCAAGGCCAAGAGATTTTCAAACCCTATATATGATGGCACCAAGTAACATTCACTATCATGGCTGGGAACACTGTCATGCATCTTACTCTCCAAATGCCCACATAAATAGTGCCGAATCATTACACTTTGCAAGGCTAGCCACTAATGGTTTGCCTGCCACTGATTCTGTTTTCCATCCCTTTGTTCTCAGTCATGG AATTGTTTCCAGAGCTGGGGCTACTGGCTCATCCGCACCCTCATTGGTTCCACCATATCTTAGAACCCATGGCAATGGTCATGAACACTATCAACTCCAACATTCTCAAATCATGCATGGAACAGGCATGCCACTTTCTGGAAGTTTGTGGAGTTTCAATCCAGCGGAACAATGTGGCCCTTTCCTGGTCTCTCCAGCAGTGCAGACCAATGTAGATGCAGAGAACATCACAAGTACTCGCCTCTATGCATGGGAACGCCAGTGTTTTGCACCCCATCCATTTTTTCCAATCGACAGGGAACCCAGTTGTTGGGGCCCTTTTTTGCAGGCTAATGGTAGCGGTGTATCAGATTCCAGTCCCCCTCAGATGGTCTACTTCCCTCTCAACAGTTCTGAGAGGCTGCCGGCACAGGCAGGACACAACCGACCGatgcctccacctccacctcgcaTGCTGCCCTTGTTGTGA
- the LOC135674713 gene encoding uncharacterized protein LOC135674713: MLSQPNLFDLRFTASRCTLSSSDPIRMHDGIGWISRSNRMLSWGLFFGKASSPRKLAEFDESSVDHASSTQVKGGDLIAFFCMVRKAKIANHARKGVQCFFPGKKEMVDAPPIYIRNFNQMIKLYDVITSMIITCHPRPRLASTCPPRQWYHPTSPIDGDGDMDT, from the exons ATGCTCTCCCAGCCCAATCTCTTCGATCTGCG ATTCACGGCGTCCCGATGCACGCTTTCAAGTTCCGATCCTATTCGGATGCATGACGGCATCGGGTGGATCTCGAGATCCAATCGAATGCTTTCTTGGGGGTTGTTCTTCGGAAAGGCTTCGTCTCCGAG GAAATTGGCAGAATTTGACGAGTCTTCAGTGGATCATGCAAGCTCAACTCAGGTCAAAGGAGGAGATCTAATAG CCTTTTTTTGTATGGTCAGGAAAGCCAAAATTGCAAATCATGCTAGAAAAGGCGTACAATGCTTTTTTCCAG GAAAGAAAGAAATGGTGGATGCTCCTCCGATCTACATCAGGAACTTCAATCAGATGATCAAACTCTATG ATGTGATAACTTCAATGATAATTACGTGCCATCCTCGTCCCAGACTGGCCTCCACGTGTCCCCcgcggcagtggtaccacccaacctcTCCCATTGATGGTGATGGTGATATGGACACATGA
- the LOC135674712 gene encoding large ribosomal subunit protein eL18y-like: protein MGIDLVAGGRSKKARRTASRSDDVYLKLLVKLYRFLVRRTGSKFNAVILRRLFMSKINRPPISLKRLITFMQGKDDKIAVIVGTVTDDKRVYEVPAMKVTALRFTETARARILKAGGECLTFDQLALRAPLGQNTVLLRGPKNAREAVRHFGKAPGVPHSHTKPYVRSKGRKYERARGRRNSRGFRV, encoded by the exons ATG GGTATCGATCTCGTTGCCGGCGGTCGGAGCAAGAAGGCCAGGCGCACCGCTTCCAGATCCGACGATGTCTACCTCAAGCTTCTCGTTAAG CTCTACAGGTTTCTGGTGCGGAGGACCGGAAGCAAATTCAACGCAGTGATATTGAGGCGGCTTTTCATGAGCAAGATCAACCGGCCTCCCATCTCGCTTAAGAGGCTAATTACATTCATGCAAGGGAAG GATGACAAAATAGCCGTCATCGTTGGGACGGTTACGGATGATAAGAGAGTGTACGAGGTGCCCGCTATGAAGGTAACGGCTCTAAGGTTCACTGAGACGGCTAGGGCGAGGATCCTAAAGGCCGGGGGAGAATGCTTGACTTTCGACCAACTTGCCCTTCGAGCACCTCTGGGGCAGAACACC GTTCTCTTGAGAGGCCCGAAGAATGCCAGGGAAGCTGTGAGACACTTTGGTAAAGCTCCCGGCGTGCCGCACAGCCACACAAAGCCTTATGTCCGATCCAAGGGGCGGAAGTATGAGAGGGCCAGAGGACGAAGAAACAGCAGGGGATTTAGGGTCTAA
- the LOC135674714 gene encoding importin subunit alpha-1b-like has translation MSLRPSERAEVRRNKYKVAVDAEEGRRRREDNMVEIRKNRREESLQKKRREGMPAHPLPQTAIHASVVEKKLESLPAMVVGVYSDDSILQLEATTQFRKLLSIERSPPIEEVIQSGVVPRFVEFLTREDYPQLQFEAAWALTNIASGTSENTKVVIDHGAVPIFVKLLSSPSDDVREQAVWALGNVAGDSPRCRDLVLSNGALFPLLQQLNEHAKLSMLRNATWTLSNFCRGKPQPVFEQVKPALPALERLINSNDEEVLTDACWALSYLSDGTNDKIQAVLESGVCPRLVELLLHPSPSVLIPALRTVGNIVTGDDVQTQYVINHQALPCLLNLLTHNHKKSIKKEACWTISNVTAGNKEQIQAVIAAGIIGPLVHLLQSAEFDIKKEAAWAISNATSGGSHDQIKFLVDQGCIKPLCDLLVCPDPRIVTVCLEGLENILKVGEAEKNQVTTGGVNVYAQMIDEAEGLEKIENLQSHDNTEIYEKAVKILETFWLEEEDDAMPTGDAAPTGFHFGNNGQNTAPSGGFNFS, from the exons ATGTCGCTGCGGCCTAGCGAGAGGGCGGAGGTCCGCCGGAATAAGTACAAAGTGGCCGTGGACGCGGAGGAGGGCCGGAGGCGAAGGGAGGACAACATGGTCGAGATCCGGAAGAATCGGCGGGAGGAGAGCCTCCAGAAGAAGCGACGGGAAGGGATGCCGGCACACCCCCTCCCCCAGACGGCAATCCACGCCTCCGTGGTAGAGAAGAAG TTGGAAAGCCTTCCCGCGATGGTGGTGGGTGTTTATTCCGATGATAGTATTCTCCAGTTAGAAGCGACCACGCAGTTCCGTAAATTACTCTCCATAG AACGAAGCCCTCCAATTGAGGAGGTGATACAGTCAGGCGTAGTTCCTCGATTCGTGGAGTTCCTCACGAGGGAAGATTATCCTCAACTTCAG TTTGAAGCCGCATGGGCTCTCACCAATATTGCCTCTGGCACTTCAGAGAACACTAAGGTTGTCATAGATCATGGAGCGGTTCCCATTTTCGTTAAACTTCTCAGTTCCCCTAGTGATGATGTCCGTGAGCAG GCGGTGTGGGCCTTGGGAAATGTGGCTGGTGATTCCCCAAGATGCCGAGATCTCGTGCTTTCCAATGGAGCATTATTTCCACTTCTGCAACAGCTGAATGAGCATGCTAAACTCTCCATGTTAAGGAATGCCACATGGACTCTATCGAATTTTTGCAGAGGAAAGCCACAGCCAGTCTTTGAGCAG GTTAAGCCTGCACTTCCAGCCCTTGAGCGGCTAATTAATTCAAATGATGAGGAAGTGCTCACAGATGCATGCTGGGCGCTATCTTATTTGTCTGATGGTACCAATGACAAAATTCAAGCTGTACTCGAGTCTGGCGTCTGCCCGCGACTTGTTGAACTTCTACT CCATCCTTCACCCTCTGTGCTTATTCCGGCCCTTCGTACTGTTGGTAATATAGTGACAGGTGATGATGTGCAGACACAG TATGTTATCAATCACCAAGCCCTTCCTTGTCTTCTGAACCTCTTGACTCACAATCACAAGAAAAGTATCAAGAAGGAAGCTTGTTGGACCATATCGAACGTCACAGCTGGAAACAAGGAGCAGATACAG GCTGTAATAGCTGCTGGTATTATTGGTCCCCTAGTGCATCTGCTGCAATCGGCAGAATTTGATATCAAGAAAGAGGCAGCGTGGGCCATCTCGAATGCTACTTCTGGTGGTAGTCATGATCAGATTAA GTTTTTAGTTGACCAAGGCTGCATCAAGCCATTGTGTGATCTCCTTGTCTGCCCAGACCCAAGGATCGTAACTGTTTGCTTGGAAGGGCTTGAAAATATCTTGAAGGTCGGCGAAGCTGAGAAGAACCAAGTTACCACTGGAGGTGTGAATGTGTATGCTCAGATGATCGATGAAGCCGAGGGCTTGGAGAAGATTGAGAACCTCCAGAGCCATGATAATACTGAGATCTACGAAAAAGCTGTGAAGATCCTCGAAACATTTTGGTTGGAGGAGGAAGATGATGCAATGCCTACGGGTGATGCTGCTCCAACTGGATTCCATTTTGGGAAC